The Aedes aegypti strain LVP_AGWG chromosome 3, AaegL5.0 Primary Assembly, whole genome shotgun sequence genome contains a region encoding:
- the LOC110678184 gene encoding general odorant-binding protein 84a-like has product MQSTNILSFLLICIVITASTSCAIACDDSDDDLSDSQVSEVSSTPDYSIESIYVECNDSFITTMEYLETLNQTGRFPEESDKTPLCFLRCFLHKSGIYDEMENVIGERAVEIGWVDSEQTIDECMEQMVGSPCQKAYQLVRCVTEHNLKRPSD; this is encoded by the exons ATGCAATCTACAAACATCCTATCATTTCTCTTGATATGCATAGTTATCACAGCATCAACTAGTTGTGCAATAGCTTGTGACGATTCCGACGATGACCTATCGGATAGCCAGGTTTCCGAAGTTTCGTCAACTCCAGATTACAGCATCGAGTCCATCTACGTGGAATGCAACGATTCATTCATAACGACGATGGAATACTTGGAGACACTAAACCAAACCGGACGTTTCCCCGAAGAGTCGGACAAAACACCTTTG TGCTTCCTCCGTTGTTTCCTACACAAGAGCGGGATCTATGACGAAATGGAGAACGTCATCGGTGAAAGGGCCGTCGAGATTGGTTGGGTAGACAGTGAGCAAACTATTGACGAGTGCATGGAGCAAATGG TTGGAAGTCCGTGTCAAAAGGCGTACCAATTGGTACGATGTGTCACAGAGCACAACCTGAAGAGACCTTCCGATTGA
- the LOC110678574 gene encoding neurofilament medium polypeptide-like, with translation MFKLVALTIVLVAVAVQALPQMPSVPEVPAMPEMPSTPEMPATPEMPATPEMPETPEMPAEGAESATMPNLPNRISNRISNSVNRVNSRN, from the exons ATGTTCAAGCTTGTAGCTCTTACCATTGTCTTGGTCGCCGTTG CCGTCCAAGCACTGCCCCAGATGCCGTCCGTCCCGGAGGTTCCAGCCATGCCGGAAATGCCATCAACCCCGGAAATGCCAGCCACCCCAGAGATGCCAGCCACTCCAGAGATGCCAGAGACCCCGGAAATGCCAGCCGAAGGTGCGGAAAGTGCCACCATGCCCAACCTGCCCAACCGTATCTCCAACCGAATCTCGAACAGCGTGAACCGCGTCAACAGCCGCAACTAA
- the LOC5567149 gene encoding general odorant-binding protein 84a: MKPGVKLSLLLLIGLMALLDSTSGCSMTNNDGVEQREALLADPSTAPARSMKDYSVEDIYADCNKTFAISMDFLNELNDTGSFPDETDKTPMCFIRCFLQKGEIVTSDDKINKEQAVALGWVKNGETIDDCLQELTGNPCERAYFLMRCVSTRHLVEGRSKDSKKR; encoded by the exons ATGAAGCCCGGTGTAAAGTTATCGTTGCTCCTGTTGATCGGTTTGATGGCTCTCCTGGACTCGACTTCGGGCTGCAGCATGACCAACAACGATGGCGTCGAACAACGAGAAGCTCTGCTCGCTGATCCATCAACGGCACCCGCACGGAGCATGAAGGATTACAGCGTCGAGGACATCTACGCCGATTGCAATAAAACGTTCGCAATATCGATGGATTTTCTGAACGAACTGAACGACACCGGAAGCTTCCCGGATGAAACCGATAAAACCCCAATG TGCTTCATCCGGTGTTTCCTGCAGAAAGGTGAAATTGTTACCAGCGAcgataaaataaacaaagagCAAGCCGTCGCCCTGGGATGGGTGAAGAACGGGGAAACCATCGACGATTGTTTGCAGGAATTGA CTGGAAATCCGTGTGAACGCGCATATTTCCTGATGCGATGTGTCAGTACTCGGCATTTGGTGGAAGGAAGGAGCAAAGACAGTAAGAAGCGCTAA
- the LOC5567034 gene encoding probable cytochrome P450 313a1 — translation MAHTCLLLAMNPAIQQKAYQEVQQFIETENSYIDADILRKLVYIEAVLKESMRLLPVGSLISRKNLQDIVLDGHIIPKNTPLLMKPYSLHRRPDIWGSDAEQFVPERFLGEDSKRRHPYAFIPFSGGPRGCIGLRYAMMTLKIMLALILKNFEISTQLKYRDLRIHYQLSLNLAGPHAVSLERRR, via the coding sequence ATGGCACACACTTGTCTGCTGCTGGCTATGAACCCAGCCATTCAACAAAAAGCATATCAGGAAGTTCAGCAGTTCATAGAAACTGAGAACTCGTACATTGACGCAGATATCCTTCGGAAACTCGTCTACATAGAAGCAGTTTTGAAAGAATCGATGCGACTACTGCCAGTTGGATCACTGATATcccgaaaaaatcttcaagacaTCGTTCTCGATGGCCACATAATCCCCAAAAACACCCCGCTGCTGATGAAACCGTACTCACTGCACCGCCGTCCGGACATCTGGGGTTCGGACGCCGAACAGTTCGTCCCGGAACGATTCCTCGGAGAAGACTCCAAACGACGACATCCGTACGCATTCATCCCGTTTAGCGGAGGTCCTCGGGGCTGCATTGGACTTCGGTATGCTATGATGACACTGAAGATTATGCTGGCGttgattttgaagaatttcgaaATCAGCACCCAACTGAAGTATCGGGATTTAAGGATCCATTACCAGCTATCGCTGAACCTTGCTGGTCCCCATGCGGTTAGCTTGGAACGGCGAAGGTGA
- the LOC5567035 gene encoding cytochrome P450 4c21, with product MIALLWVVLSITIAVLVQRQWQKKVKFAGAIPRAKPYYPVVGNLPLALGKTSDELFSSLYDCFRQHDRLFTLQFSTIVAVCLSHPELIQRVLNHPDCQEKPDVYKVVRLPKGLLAARYNTWKVHRKILNSTFNSKILQSFLTIFNNSSRRLIERLDHHADRGKSCNILEYISECTLEMICRTSLGGRALERDGRQDFIENLEVALTALGKRILSFPLHNDFIYQFTTLYRDEMKAISTCHQFTDKIIAEKHVEFKSLFDEREKSKERETLQENDDESESYKRPQIFIDQLMKMPLMMKDAYSFSDQDISDHVYTMIVAGNETSATQLAHTCLLLAMNPEVQEKAYQEVKEVVVSSDVFIDMDTLKQLVYVEAVLKEAMRLIPVAPLIARENIRDIELDGHLIPKGTVLLMNMYALHRRNDVWGSDFERFYPERFLGETAKRRHPYAHLPFSGGPRGCIGYRYAMMSLKILLALILKNFELSTDLKYNDIKYHYQISLNLAIPHAVSLKRRL from the exons ATGATCGCCCTCCTGTGGGTCGTGCTTTCGATAACGATTGCGGTTCTAGTCCAACGGCAGTGGCAAAAGAAAGTGAAGTTCGCGGGTGCTATTCCTCGAGCGAAACCGTATTATCCCGTGGTAGGAAACCTTCCGTTGGCTCTGGGGAAAACCTCCGATGAATTGTTTAGCTCTTTGTACGACTGCTTCCGGCAGCATGACCGCTTGTTCACGCTGCAGTTTAGTACGATTGTGGCGGTATGTTTGTCCCATCCGGAATTGATACAGCGCGTTTTGAACCATCCTGATTGCCAGGAGAAGCCTGATGTGTATAAAGTGGTGCGATTACCGAAGGGACTGCTCGCTGCTAGAT ACAACACATGGAAGGTGCATCGAAAAATCTTGAACTCGACATTCaactcaaaaattcttcaaagtttCTTGACTATTTTCAACAATAGCTCCAGGAGACTGATTGAGCGATTGGATCACCACGCAGACAGAGGCAAAAGTTGCAACATTCTAGAGTACATTTCGGAGTGTACTTTGGAAATGATTTGCAGGACTTCGTTGGGTGGGAGAGCACTCGAGCGAGATGGACGACAAGATTTCATCGAAAATCTGGAAGT AGCCCTGACTGCGCTCGGCAAGCGAATCCTCAGCTTTCCGCTGCATAACGATTTCATCTACCAGTTCACAACGCTGTATCGCGATGAGATGAAAGCCATCAGCACGTGTCATCAGTTTACGGATAAG ATTATCGCCGAAAAGCACGTCGAATTCAAGTCCCTCTTTGATGAGAGAGAAAAATCGAAGGAAAGGGAAACGCTTCAGGAGAACGACGACGAGTCGGAAAGTTACAAAAGACCGCAAATCTTCATAGATCAACTGATGAAGATGCCCTTGATGATGAAGGATGCTTATAGCTTCAGTGACCAAGATATTTCCGATCACGTTTACACAATGATTGTGGCG gGAAATGAAACATCAGCTACCCAATTGGCGCACACCTGTCTGCTTCTAGCCATGAATCCTGAAGTTCAAGAGAAAGCTTATCAAGAAGTTAAAGAGGTTGTGGTATCGTCGGATGTGTTCATTGACATGGATACGCTGAAACAGCTGGTTTACGTAGAAGCGGTGCTGAAGGAAGCGATGAGACTGATTCCGGTAGCTCCACTGATTGCTAGGGAGAACATTCGCGATATTGAGCTGGACGGGCATCTAATTCCGAAGGGAACTGTCCTGCTTATGAACATGTATGCGCTGCATCGTCGAAATGACGTCTGGGGATCTGACTTTGAACGGTTTTATCCGGAGCGTTTTCTCGGAGAAACGGCGAAACGTAGACATCCGTATGCGCATCTTCCCTTCAGTGGAGGACCACGGGGTTGCATCGGTTATCGGTACGCTATGATGAGCTTGAAAATTTTGCTCGCtttgattttgaagaattttgaacTCAGCACCGACTTGAAGTACAACGATATTAAATATCATTATCAGATTTCTCTGAATTTAGCGATTCCACATGCCGTCAGTTTAAAACGTAGGTtgtag